A genomic stretch from Candidatus Eisenbacteria bacterium includes:
- a CDS encoding TRAP transporter TatT component family protein, with translation MSPRTPRAGLVVLVFVLALAPALGGCSIKRMMVRGVANSLTSGPDVYGTDDDPDLIKDALPFGLKTMESLLAVIPDHEGLLLTLCKGYTQYAYAFVQSEGDLLVNSDYERANALHERAYKLDLRARDFGLRGLEKRYKGITAGLQTDPATAAARIQARDVGMLYWTAAAWGSAISLGKDKPEMLADLPAIRALMERGLEVDEGYEGGAMHEAMIVLEALPAAMGGSVERARRHFARAVELCHDTKPSPYVTLATSVAILEQNRPRFVELLEHALTFDPDRDPSQRLATIVLQRKARALLEHQDEFFLDDASAPDTTQTPE, from the coding sequence TTGAGCCCTCGAACTCCCCGCGCCGGCCTCGTCGTCCTCGTCTTCGTTCTGGCCCTCGCGCCGGCGCTGGGCGGCTGCTCGATCAAGCGCATGATGGTGCGCGGCGTCGCCAACTCGCTCACGAGCGGCCCGGACGTCTACGGCACCGACGACGATCCGGATCTCATCAAGGACGCCCTGCCGTTCGGCCTCAAGACGATGGAGTCCCTGCTTGCCGTGATCCCGGATCACGAGGGGCTGCTGCTCACGCTGTGCAAGGGCTACACGCAGTACGCCTACGCGTTCGTCCAGAGTGAAGGCGACCTGCTCGTCAACAGCGATTACGAGCGGGCCAACGCTCTCCACGAGCGCGCGTACAAGCTGGACCTGCGGGCTCGCGACTTCGGCCTTCGCGGGCTCGAGAAGCGCTACAAGGGCATCACGGCCGGACTGCAGACGGACCCCGCGACGGCGGCGGCTCGGATCCAGGCGCGCGACGTCGGCATGCTCTACTGGACCGCGGCCGCCTGGGGCTCGGCGATTTCGCTCGGCAAGGACAAGCCCGAGATGCTCGCCGACCTGCCCGCCATTCGCGCGCTCATGGAGCGCGGCCTCGAGGTGGACGAGGGCTACGAAGGCGGTGCGATGCACGAGGCGATGATCGTGCTCGAGGCGCTGCCGGCGGCGATGGGCGGCTCCGTCGAGCGCGCCCGCCGGCATTTCGCGCGCGCCGTCGAGCTGTGCCACGACACCAAGCCTTCACCGTACGTCACGCTCGCGACCAGCGTGGCCATCCTGGAACAGAACCGCCCCCGGTTCGTCGAGCTTCTCGAACATGCGCTGACGTTCGATCCGGATCGCGACCCGTCACAGCGCCTCGCGACGATCGTGCTGCAGCGCAAGGCCCGCGCGCTGCTCGAGCACCAGGACGAGTTCTTTCTCGACGACGCTTCCGCTCCCGACACCACCCAGACACCGGAGTAA
- the dctP gene encoding TRAP transporter substrate-binding protein DctP, with translation MILRRWLTLLCTLLVVAAPASAFAQTTVIKLATLVPEGSVWDKAMREMGAQWSAATQGRVSLRIYPGGVAGDEPDVVRKMRLGQLQASAVTTAGLASIDPAFHIFNIPMFFSSYPELYATLDALEPVLRKRLEDKGFILLSWGHGGWVYFFTRNPVADAAGLKKTKLFVWAGDEQLAEQWKSLGFQPVALAVTDMMTGLQTNMIDAYPSTPLLGLTLQWYRQTPNIMGLGLAPLVGGLVVTKSAWMKISPADRAKIMVSCRKLSDRLKVEVPKQDTTAVVEMQKRGLKVNPVKPADAAVFSGIADQFAAGIPGSRVPPEILAAARKARDDWRKKAAAR, from the coding sequence ATGATCCTTCGCCGCTGGCTGACCCTGCTGTGCACGCTCCTCGTCGTCGCCGCCCCCGCGTCCGCCTTCGCGCAGACGACCGTCATCAAGCTCGCCACGCTGGTCCCCGAGGGCTCGGTCTGGGACAAGGCCATGCGCGAGATGGGAGCGCAATGGAGCGCCGCCACGCAGGGTCGGGTTTCGCTGCGCATCTATCCCGGCGGCGTCGCCGGCGACGAGCCCGATGTCGTGCGCAAGATGCGGCTCGGGCAGCTGCAGGCGTCGGCCGTGACCACCGCGGGCCTCGCCTCGATCGATCCGGCGTTCCACATCTTCAACATTCCGATGTTCTTCTCGTCCTACCCCGAGCTCTACGCGACCCTGGACGCGCTCGAGCCGGTGCTCAGGAAGCGCCTCGAGGACAAGGGCTTCATCCTGCTGTCGTGGGGACATGGCGGCTGGGTGTATTTCTTCACCAGGAACCCCGTCGCCGACGCGGCGGGGCTCAAGAAGACCAAGCTGTTCGTGTGGGCCGGCGACGAACAACTCGCCGAACAGTGGAAATCGCTCGGCTTCCAGCCCGTCGCCCTCGCCGTGACCGACATGATGACCGGCCTGCAGACGAACATGATCGACGCCTACCCTTCCACTCCGCTGCTCGGGTTGACGCTGCAGTGGTATCGGCAGACGCCGAACATCATGGGCCTCGGCCTCGCGCCCCTGGTCGGCGGACTGGTCGTGACCAAGTCGGCGTGGATGAAGATCTCTCCCGCGGATCGCGCGAAGATCATGGTTTCCTGCCGAAAGCTCTCGGATCGTCTCAAGGTCGAAGTGCCGAAGCAGGACACGACCGCGGTGGTCGAGATGCAGAAGCGCGGCCTGAAAGTGAATCCGGTCAAGCCCGCGGACGCCGCCGTTTTCTCCGGCATCGCCGATCAGTTCGCCGCCGGCATCCCCGGCTCGCGCGTGCCTCCCGAGATCCTCGCCGCGGCCCGCAAGGCGCGCGACGACTGGCGCAAGAAGGCCGCCGCGCGTTAG